Proteins encoded by one window of Thioalkalivibrio sp. XN279:
- a CDS encoding EAL domain-containing protein, with the protein MDQPIRTRRVLIVADDDFAGQALDEAAAAFGLLVRWLRRGDGIQAVLGEFAPDAVIIDPAVVVPPGDEAVRAVARNGAALLLLGAPDDAEVQALRQVAAEAEIKIEGMLAKPLTPEGLEVALRIIVGEMGFSAADIAGAVMRGEMTAWYQLQLKRSVDGWRAAGAEALARWAHPELGLVMPGAFVPVAEAAGQIVVITDCVLQTAVQQLSVWHQNKMPFRISVNITPSLVSDPEFPERLSRLMAEYDVPPGALLLEIPEPSLATASADFLGMLARLRVHGFGLALEHFGVGVSSLADLYRTPFSELKIHRSLVGRLEEDEDARHLVRGILLLAAALGLETCAEAVETREALDFLHAEGCARVQGFHISRPLPAAAFQVAATQWL; encoded by the coding sequence ATGGACCAGCCCATACGCACACGCCGCGTGCTCATCGTCGCGGACGACGACTTCGCCGGCCAGGCCCTGGACGAGGCCGCCGCGGCGTTCGGGCTGCTGGTGCGCTGGCTGCGGCGCGGTGACGGCATCCAGGCGGTGCTGGGCGAGTTCGCCCCGGACGCCGTGATCATCGATCCGGCCGTGGTCGTGCCCCCGGGGGATGAAGCGGTGCGCGCGGTGGCCAGAAACGGGGCTGCGCTGCTGCTGCTCGGCGCACCGGACGATGCCGAGGTGCAGGCCCTGCGGCAGGTGGCCGCCGAAGCCGAAATCAAAATCGAAGGCATGCTGGCGAAGCCGCTCACGCCGGAGGGCCTGGAGGTCGCGCTGCGCATCATCGTCGGCGAGATGGGCTTCTCGGCCGCGGACATCGCCGGCGCCGTGATGCGCGGCGAAATGACCGCGTGGTACCAGCTGCAGCTGAAACGGAGCGTCGACGGCTGGCGGGCCGCGGGCGCCGAGGCGCTGGCGCGGTGGGCGCATCCCGAACTCGGCCTGGTCATGCCGGGGGCATTCGTCCCCGTGGCCGAGGCGGCGGGGCAGATCGTGGTGATCACGGACTGCGTGCTGCAGACCGCGGTGCAACAGCTCAGTGTGTGGCACCAGAACAAGATGCCGTTCCGGATCAGCGTCAATATCACGCCGTCACTGGTCAGCGACCCGGAGTTCCCGGAACGCCTGTCGCGGCTGATGGCGGAGTACGACGTGCCGCCGGGCGCGCTGCTGCTGGAGATTCCCGAGCCGTCCCTTGCCACGGCGTCGGCGGATTTTCTCGGCATGCTGGCGCGCCTGCGGGTGCATGGTTTCGGGCTGGCGCTGGAGCACTTCGGCGTCGGCGTCTCGTCGCTGGCGGACCTCTATCGCACGCCGTTCAGCGAGCTGAAGATTCATCGCAGCCTGGTCGGGCGACTGGAGGAGGACGAGGACGCGCGGCACCTGGTGCGCGGCATCCTGCTCCTCGCCGCGGCGCTGGGGCTGGAGACCTGCGCCGAAGCCGTCGAGACGCGCGAGGCGCTGGACTTTCTCCACGCCGAGGGCTGCGCGAGAGTGCAGGGATTCCACATCAGCCGGCCCTTGCCGGCGGCGGCATTCCAGGTGGCTGCCACGCAATGGCTCTAG
- the fixJ gene encoding response regulator FixJ — MASSEATVFIVDDDEAVRDSLGLLLRSVGYRARCYASAKDFLKAFDPRDYGCLVLDIRMPGMTGLELQKHLQEIGCNIPIVFITGHGDIPMAVEAVRQGAVDFLQKPFQDQDLVDRINEAMKQAAEQREGELERLEILDRIDSLTAREKQVMGQVVLGKANKVIAGDLGVSQRTVEIHRARVMEKMQANSLAHLVRMVMVAEAQAGATPPAPTS, encoded by the coding sequence ATGGCGTCCAGCGAGGCAACGGTTTTCATTGTGGATGACGACGAGGCGGTCCGGGATTCGCTCGGCCTGCTGCTGCGCTCGGTCGGCTATCGGGCCCGCTGTTACGCCAGCGCCAAGGATTTCCTCAAGGCATTCGATCCACGCGACTACGGCTGCCTGGTGCTGGACATCCGCATGCCCGGCATGACCGGCCTGGAGCTGCAGAAGCACCTGCAGGAGATCGGCTGCAACATCCCCATCGTCTTCATCACCGGCCACGGCGACATCCCGATGGCGGTGGAAGCCGTGCGCCAGGGCGCCGTCGACTTCCTGCAGAAGCCATTCCAGGACCAGGACCTCGTCGACCGCATCAACGAGGCCATGAAGCAGGCCGCCGAGCAGCGTGAAGGCGAGCTGGAGCGCCTCGAGATCCTCGACCGCATCGACAGCCTCACGGCGCGCGAGAAGCAGGTGATGGGCCAGGTCGTGCTCGGCAAGGCCAACAAGGTCATCGCCGGCGACCTCGGCGTGAGCCAGCGCACCGTGGAAATCCATCGCGCCCGCGTGATGGAAAAGATGCAGGCCAACTCCCTGGCGCACCTGGTCCGGATGGTCATGGTGGCCGAAGCCCAGGCCGGCGCCACCCCCCCCGCACCAACGTCTTAG
- a CDS encoding AsmA family protein, with protein sequence MSRVLKIVLGVFAVLVVLVLAAAALIMFVVDPADYRDRITQAISAETGRSARIEGDISLSFFPTIGFEVGRMSLGNPPGFGDEPFVEIESAAIGARVMPLLSRRLEVSKLRLEGLQLHLVERADGSANWRDAAGEEDTGAGGAPPAGGQAGTGFQFTRIDGLEVRDVNVRYEHLGDGRVVEIGVPRLTTGPLSPGQPFDLEAEVTLALDAGATRVQGRLETVLLLHAGGSGLEMSEFVLQVDATGATLPGGQQAARVEVPRLVVDLAAQTLDLPQLVLDAAGLRATAGLQGRGLMETPEFDGQLEVAEFSPRELLRNLGEAPPQTRDPAVLGRLALSAEMRFAAGTLALEDVRLVLDDSNLEGRLALTPGEVNRVRGELALDTIDLDRYLGPEADETAAAAPTEDTPLAFDWLQALDLDLGLRAGSVVVSGLRLAAVETRAVVKEGRLALEPLSADLYEGEARGSAVIDARRAPATLRLRQSLEGLQLQPFTTDLADFERLTGVARLEADLATSAATTAGLLSGLDGNVGFQLSDGYFRGVNLWFEIQRAYALAKGRPVPEKTSPDTEFRELSGTAVIRDGQLVNEDLVGGLPFIALAGRGAVDLAAGTLDYRLTATVIREAVDETTGERSELAGARIPLRLSGELASPKVSVDVAELLKDEAVEKLKERALDPLRKLRDRLRPDG encoded by the coding sequence ATGTCCCGGGTGCTGAAGATTGTTCTCGGCGTATTCGCCGTGCTGGTCGTGCTGGTGCTGGCTGCTGCCGCACTGATCATGTTCGTGGTCGACCCGGCCGACTACCGCGACCGCATCACGCAGGCCATCAGTGCAGAGACCGGCCGCAGCGCGCGCATCGAGGGCGACATCTCGCTGAGCTTCTTCCCCACCATCGGCTTCGAGGTGGGGCGCATGAGCCTCGGCAATCCGCCGGGTTTCGGCGACGAGCCCTTCGTCGAGATCGAGTCCGCCGCCATCGGCGCCCGGGTGATGCCGTTGTTGTCGCGTCGACTCGAGGTCAGCAAGCTGCGGCTCGAAGGGCTGCAGCTCCATCTGGTGGAGCGTGCCGACGGCAGCGCCAACTGGCGTGATGCGGCCGGCGAGGAAGACACCGGCGCGGGCGGGGCGCCACCCGCCGGGGGGCAGGCCGGGACGGGTTTCCAGTTCACCCGCATCGACGGCCTGGAGGTGCGCGACGTCAACGTGCGCTACGAGCACCTCGGCGATGGCCGCGTGGTCGAGATCGGCGTGCCGCGTCTCACCACCGGTCCCCTGTCGCCGGGCCAGCCGTTCGACCTCGAGGCCGAGGTCACGCTGGCGCTCGACGCGGGCGCGACCCGCGTGCAGGGCCGGCTCGAAACGGTGTTGCTGTTGCACGCGGGCGGCTCCGGCCTGGAAATGAGCGAGTTCGTGCTGCAGGTCGATGCCACGGGCGCCACGCTGCCCGGAGGCCAGCAGGCGGCGCGCGTAGAGGTGCCCCGGCTGGTCGTCGATCTTGCCGCCCAGACCCTGGACCTGCCGCAGCTGGTGCTGGATGCGGCGGGGCTGCGCGCCACCGCGGGGCTGCAGGGACGTGGCCTGATGGAAACGCCGGAGTTCGACGGACAGCTGGAGGTGGCCGAATTCTCGCCGCGCGAGCTGTTGCGCAACCTTGGCGAGGCGCCGCCGCAGACCCGCGATCCTGCCGTGCTGGGGCGGCTCGCGCTGAGCGCGGAGATGCGCTTCGCGGCGGGGACGCTGGCGCTGGAGGACGTGCGGCTGGTGCTCGACGACAGCAACCTGGAAGGCCGGCTGGCGCTGACGCCCGGAGAGGTGAACCGTGTCCGGGGCGAGCTGGCGCTGGACACGATCGACCTCGACCGCTACCTGGGCCCGGAGGCCGACGAGACCGCGGCCGCGGCGCCGACCGAGGACACGCCGCTGGCGTTCGACTGGCTGCAGGCACTGGACCTGGACCTGGGGCTGCGCGCCGGCAGCGTGGTCGTGTCGGGTCTCAGGCTGGCGGCGGTGGAGACGCGAGCCGTGGTGAAGGAAGGACGCCTGGCGCTGGAACCGCTCTCGGCCGACCTCTACGAGGGCGAGGCGCGCGGCAGCGCAGTCATTGACGCGCGCCGCGCACCGGCCACGCTGCGGCTGCGGCAGTCGCTGGAGGGACTCCAGCTGCAGCCCTTCACCACCGACCTGGCGGACTTCGAGCGGCTGACCGGCGTCGCACGGCTGGAAGCAGACCTGGCGACGTCGGCCGCCACCACGGCCGGCCTGTTGTCCGGCCTGGACGGCAACGTCGGCTTCCAGCTCAGCGACGGCTATTTCCGCGGCGTCAACCTGTGGTTCGAGATCCAGCGCGCCTATGCGCTTGCCAAGGGCCGGCCGGTGCCGGAGAAAACCTCCCCGGACACCGAGTTCCGCGAACTCAGCGGCACCGCCGTCATCCGCGACGGGCAGCTGGTCAACGAGGACCTGGTCGGCGGCCTGCCCTTCATTGCGCTGGCGGGCCGGGGCGCGGTGGACCTGGCGGCGGGGACGCTGGACTATCGGCTGACCGCGACGGTGATTCGCGAGGCGGTCGACGAGACCACGGGAGAGCGTAGCGAGCTGGCCGGCGCGCGGATCCCGCTGCGCCTGAGCGGCGAGCTGGCGTCGCCCAAGGTCAGCGTGGACGTGGCGGAGCTGCTCAAGGACGAAGCAGTGGAGAAACTCAAGGAGCGCGCCCTCGATCCGCTGCGCAAGCTGCGCGACCGCCTGCGTCCGGACGGATGA
- a CDS encoding universal stress protein, which translates to MSKAARIIVGMDAHAPSSASAALGARLASRLDAALELYAPVYNSQISLAHFEDRDSLQHARDTLVRHAVERLENLAAALPPGTTAECHAAWDHPAEEALIRRVLECGAAMLVVALPEEETRGRRHWSAGHWQLVRHCPAPVLLTRGKPWAEEPVVVAAVDPLGRHARHADLEHRILVEAGALAAGIGGVWHAWHAWQPGLRIAVGGLDQPLEDEAGGDGQEAHHREAVLQALQAAGVTPARITVTEGRPEQALPEYCQETGADVVVMGAIARNPFGRIFLGSTAERVLDRLPCDLLVVKPEAFRTPVSRERWPRDEAGPLLGVPGI; encoded by the coding sequence ATGAGCAAGGCCGCAAGAATCATCGTCGGCATGGATGCGCACGCGCCCAGCAGCGCCAGTGCCGCGCTCGGTGCCCGCCTGGCAAGCCGCCTGGATGCCGCGCTCGAGTTGTACGCGCCGGTGTACAACTCGCAGATCTCGCTGGCCCATTTCGAGGATCGCGACAGCCTGCAGCACGCCCGGGACACCCTGGTGCGGCACGCCGTCGAGCGGCTCGAGAACCTGGCGGCGGCCCTGCCGCCCGGCACGACGGCGGAATGCCACGCCGCCTGGGATCACCCGGCGGAAGAGGCCCTGATACGCCGTGTGCTGGAGTGCGGGGCCGCCATGCTGGTGGTGGCGTTGCCCGAGGAAGAGACGCGCGGCCGGCGCCACTGGTCGGCCGGGCACTGGCAGCTGGTGCGCCATTGTCCCGCGCCGGTGCTGCTCACGCGCGGCAAGCCGTGGGCGGAAGAGCCGGTCGTGGTTGCCGCGGTCGATCCCCTGGGCCGCCACGCGCGGCATGCCGACCTGGAGCACCGGATCCTGGTCGAGGCCGGTGCGCTCGCTGCCGGTATCGGCGGCGTGTGGCATGCCTGGCATGCATGGCAGCCCGGCCTGCGGATCGCCGTCGGCGGGCTCGACCAGCCGCTCGAGGACGAGGCCGGGGGCGACGGCCAGGAGGCGCATCACCGCGAAGCGGTGCTGCAGGCGCTGCAGGCGGCGGGCGTGACGCCGGCGCGGATCACCGTGACCGAGGGCAGGCCGGAACAGGCGCTGCCCGAATACTGCCAGGAGACCGGCGCGGACGTGGTGGTCATGGGCGCCATCGCGCGCAACCCCTTCGGGCGCATTTTCCTCGGCAGCACGGCCGAGCGCGTGCTCGATCGTCTCCCTTGCGACCTGCTGGTGGTGAAGCCGGAGGCCTTCCGCACGCCGGTAAGCCGCGAGCGCTGGCCGCGCGACGAGGCCGGGCCGTTGCTGGGTGTGCCGGGCATCTGA
- a CDS encoding response regulator transcription factor, translating into MAPVSGRSAEAHQATICVVASDARERESLSQLLSHLQHEVNAFESAEALLDASDGLAIAVLVTNLELPGQNGIELLQALRTRGCQAPTIVLAGDSDVATAVGAIRAGAIDFIQKPVIDRILLRRVRDALEQVPA; encoded by the coding sequence ATGGCCCCAGTCTCGGGAAGAAGCGCTGAGGCACATCAGGCGACCATCTGCGTCGTAGCGAGCGATGCCCGGGAACGGGAATCCCTGTCGCAACTGTTGAGCCACCTGCAGCATGAAGTGAACGCCTTCGAGTCGGCGGAAGCACTGCTGGACGCGTCAGACGGCCTGGCCATCGCCGTGCTCGTCACCAACCTCGAGCTTCCCGGCCAGAACGGCATCGAGCTGCTGCAGGCGCTGCGGACGCGCGGCTGCCAGGCGCCGACCATCGTCCTGGCAGGCGATTCCGACGTCGCCACGGCCGTCGGCGCAATCCGCGCCGGGGCGATCGACTTTATCCAGAAGCCGGTCATCGACCGCATCCTGCTGCGTCGCGTGCGGGACGCCCTGGAACAGGTCCCGGCCTGA
- a CDS encoding SMP-30/gluconolactonase/LRE family protein, translating into MNFVIRLLIGVVLIAVFTVVGLRLYFGSGVPYKDLTTAPVIEEPGLDMVVAHAEPIGGLAVSAGGRIFFASHADSRAEGPRVFEWRDGEARPFPDAGIQAALFDTPAGLAIDRANRLWVVDPASHGFGRPRVVAIDLDTGLVVHEHVFPRAIAPRGSFLHDIQVDPSGRMLYIADAGIWRKSPAVVVYDTVTRLSQRRLEQHRALVAEDWMIETPVREMRYIASLVPYKPGLHGIALDPTGRWLYLGAMAHGLLYRVPAAALADASASAAELAALVEQVGNKPLSDGLSADTAGNVYITDVEHGAVVRMDPAGNVRTIVRSPRIRWAESLSFGPDGWLYVSDSALAETLLKPRSQVEDRAPYHVFRFRPGTSGVPGQ; encoded by the coding sequence ATGAATTTCGTTATCAGGCTCCTCATCGGCGTGGTGCTGATCGCCGTATTCACGGTGGTCGGCCTGCGCCTGTATTTCGGCAGCGGGGTGCCGTACAAGGACCTCACCACGGCGCCGGTCATCGAGGAACCGGGGCTGGACATGGTCGTCGCCCATGCCGAGCCCATCGGGGGGCTGGCGGTCAGTGCCGGGGGCCGCATCTTTTTCGCCAGCCATGCCGACAGCCGCGCGGAGGGCCCGCGCGTCTTCGAGTGGCGCGACGGCGAGGCCCGGCCCTTCCCCGACGCCGGCATCCAGGCAGCCCTGTTCGACACGCCGGCGGGCCTCGCCATCGACCGCGCCAACCGCCTCTGGGTGGTCGACCCGGCCAGCCACGGTTTCGGGCGGCCGCGCGTCGTCGCCATCGACCTGGACACCGGGCTGGTGGTGCACGAGCATGTTTTCCCGCGCGCGATCGCCCCGCGCGGCTCCTTCCTGCATGACATCCAGGTCGACCCGAGCGGGCGCATGCTCTACATCGCGGACGCCGGCATCTGGCGCAAGTCGCCCGCGGTGGTGGTGTACGACACCGTGACGCGGCTGTCCCAACGCCGCCTGGAACAGCATCGTGCCCTCGTCGCCGAGGACTGGATGATCGAGACCCCGGTGCGGGAAATGCGCTACATCGCCAGCCTGGTGCCCTACAAGCCGGGCCTGCACGGCATCGCGCTCGACCCCACGGGTCGCTGGCTCTACCTCGGCGCCATGGCCCACGGCTTGCTGTACCGCGTACCCGCCGCGGCCCTCGCCGATGCCTCGGCCTCCGCGGCGGAGCTCGCCGCGCTGGTGGAGCAGGTCGGAAACAAGCCCCTGAGCGACGGCCTGTCGGCCGACACCGCCGGCAACGTCTACATCACCGACGTGGAGCACGGGGCGGTAGTGCGCATGGATCCCGCCGGCAACGTCAGGACCATCGTGCGCTCGCCGCGGATCCGCTGGGCGGAAAGCCTGTCCTTCGGGCCCGACGGCTGGCTCTATGTCTCCGACAGCGCCCTGGCCGAGACCCTGCTGAAACCACGCAGCCAGGTCGAAGATCGCGCGCCCTATCACGTGTTCCGGTTCAGGCCCGGCACGAGCGGCGTCCCCGGCCAGTAG
- a CDS encoding PAS domain-containing protein, which produces MSDTLRILLIADAPETIRKVGQGLHQGGGPVVSVEGADSLATASRRLRAGDYDLALADVSLGQDGLHLLSELVATAPGLPVVALAHGADAAGTAACLSVGALDRIAVEALDGPGLLDRLQAVVARARASHESRQRSQRIAASLGAGGELAWHYEAGDKDVWLASPEPEAWQLPGPECRESLEALRSWLHPDDRELALRRLAEVAHGAEPWELEARVKVGGGAYRWCALRGRSQLDGRGRLARAAGVVTDAQRQHKRLLALQHDHRFMRAVFDSARVPQAVLDAAAVITHCNQAWTALQEPGCHAGEAFAPGRRFTDSGDDAAYGDLDMAALARGLKQVLGGVLDQYQCEYGDDTRRWRISISPLLNPGIAGALVTHEEVTTARKAEKETRARLAGLARDFQAIAGPVFRLGADFEVRAANEAAMKLGREPVLGRDIFKVLPRVHGDAVSDGLAALASGRDAVSRDVRAGDGRTMRWLLAVRRDGADEQRGFLLQAIDVSDLAPPPRTERENQPDARLQELAELLASAEAAAQASQAELERLRSAADDAKHAGEKLRLEVEQARLDAREARLEAEDAVRREARGRQAREELEQALAAERARAEQAAQAGRTQLEEALEKERRSREQALAELQGEQRRLRAALDATEAEAAQLRQAIEEAHTHMRAELARVLDQALGALALKPGPAGQAGNAGDRNESGKS; this is translated from the coding sequence ATGTCCGACACGCTCCGCATTCTGCTGATTGCCGACGCCCCGGAGACGATCCGCAAGGTCGGCCAGGGCCTGCACCAGGGCGGCGGGCCGGTCGTGTCCGTGGAGGGCGCGGACAGCCTCGCCACGGCTTCACGCCGCCTGCGCGCGGGAGACTACGACCTGGCGCTGGCCGACGTGTCCCTGGGCCAGGACGGCCTGCACCTGCTGTCCGAGCTTGTTGCCACCGCGCCCGGCCTGCCGGTGGTGGCGCTGGCGCATGGCGCCGACGCCGCCGGCACAGCGGCCTGCCTGTCGGTGGGCGCCCTGGACCGCATCGCGGTGGAAGCGCTCGACGGCCCCGGGCTGCTGGACCGTCTCCAGGCAGTCGTGGCGCGCGCCCGCGCCTCGCACGAATCCCGCCAGCGCAGCCAGCGCATCGCCGCCAGCCTCGGCGCCGGGGGCGAGCTCGCCTGGCACTACGAGGCGGGCGACAAGGACGTTTGGCTGGCGTCGCCGGAGCCCGAGGCCTGGCAGCTGCCGGGACCGGAATGCCGCGAGAGCCTCGAGGCCTTGCGTTCATGGTTGCATCCGGACGACCGGGAACTGGCCCTGCGTCGGCTGGCGGAGGTGGCGCACGGCGCCGAGCCCTGGGAGCTCGAGGCTCGCGTCAAGGTGGGCGGCGGCGCCTACCGCTGGTGCGCCTTGCGCGGGCGATCCCAGCTCGACGGTCGCGGCCGGCTGGCGCGTGCCGCCGGCGTGGTGACCGATGCGCAGCGCCAGCACAAGCGCCTGCTGGCGCTGCAGCACGACCACCGTTTCATGCGCGCCGTGTTCGATTCCGCCCGCGTGCCGCAGGCGGTGCTCGATGCGGCGGCCGTGATCACCCACTGCAACCAGGCCTGGACGGCGCTGCAGGAGCCCGGCTGTCACGCAGGCGAGGCATTCGCGCCCGGGCGTCGCTTCACTGATTCCGGGGACGACGCCGCCTACGGCGATCTCGACATGGCGGCCCTGGCGCGGGGACTGAAGCAGGTCCTGGGCGGCGTCCTCGACCAGTACCAGTGCGAGTACGGCGACGACACCAGGCGCTGGCGCATCAGCATCAGCCCCTTGCTCAATCCCGGTATCGCCGGTGCGCTGGTGACCCATGAAGAGGTCACGACCGCGCGCAAGGCGGAGAAAGAAACCCGGGCGCGGCTCGCGGGCCTGGCGCGGGATTTCCAGGCCATCGCCGGGCCGGTGTTTCGCCTCGGCGCCGATTTCGAGGTGCGGGCGGCGAACGAGGCGGCCATGAAACTCGGGCGCGAGCCCGTGCTCGGGCGCGACATCTTCAAGGTGCTGCCGCGGGTCCACGGCGACGCGGTGAGCGACGGGCTGGCCGCGCTGGCCTCGGGCCGCGACGCGGTGTCCCGGGACGTGCGTGCGGGCGACGGCCGGACGATGCGCTGGCTGCTCGCGGTGCGACGCGACGGCGCGGACGAGCAGCGCGGATTCCTGTTGCAGGCGATCGACGTTTCCGACCTGGCGCCGCCGCCGCGCACCGAGCGGGAGAACCAGCCTGATGCGCGGCTGCAGGAGCTCGCCGAGCTGCTGGCGTCCGCCGAGGCTGCGGCGCAGGCTTCCCAGGCAGAGCTCGAGCGCCTGCGCAGCGCCGCGGACGACGCCAAACACGCCGGCGAGAAGCTGCGCCTCGAGGTCGAGCAGGCGCGCCTGGACGCGCGCGAAGCCAGGCTCGAGGCGGAGGACGCAGTGCGGCGTGAAGCGCGCGGCCGCCAGGCCAGGGAGGAGCTCGAGCAGGCGCTGGCCGCCGAGCGCGCGCGGGCGGAGCAGGCAGCGCAGGCGGGGCGCACGCAGCTGGAAGAGGCATTGGAGAAGGAGCGACGCAGCCGGGAGCAGGCGCTGGCGGAACTCCAGGGCGAGCAACGGCGGCTGCGGGCAGCGCTGGACGCAACGGAAGCCGAGGCCGCGCAACTGCGGCAGGCAATCGAGGAAGCGCACACGCACATGCGCGCCGAGCTGGCGCGGGTGCTCGACCAGGCCCTCGGCGCGCTGGCGCTGAAGCCGGGGCCGGCCGGGCAAGCGGGGAACGCCGGCGACCGCAACGAGAGCGGAAAAAGCTAA
- a CDS encoding PAS domain S-box protein, which yields MKHPEPARKSSPAAVGPAAESRLSALLSATPDAVVLIDGDGIIESFNPGAERIFGYSAAEIVGRNIALLMPTPFRANHDDYIRRYQRTGEARFMLAPREVEACRKNGTTFPAEVSVGQVDAADGGAPSFIGIIRDISERVAAEARLHRVETNLLTAQALAHVGSFEGDWPTAGVNFWSDEFCRIVGVDPAEPPMSQGEFVRRFAHPDDRARVEARLAEDARKTSGGGELEYRIIRPDGTVRHIQTIYQIVTDPATGGGRIQGTILDQTFRRQAEEALRRERDRAQRYLDLVNVMIIAVDRSGRITLVNRKACELFGYPEHEMLGKDFFAACQPPGFAGRSRILFEEALAGREAGFSLLEGPVLTHDGHTRRVFWRNQFLRDETGRINGVLSAGEDVTEQRETESQLRQAEEELRLIFRRAPVGMATLSAAHEVDGHYLSVNQALCSMLGYTEGDLLARSVRDVTPPEDMAETLRQFRLLLSGSETVKYEKRFIHKDGSIVHAMVHLSVIADHEGRPLLIISQILDRTDVVLAEMEARKQRERLAHVARLGTMGEMAAGIAHELNQPLAAIANYTQACQRLLAAGDMDPEELGQVLSRVTGQARRAGDVIQRLRAFVRRHTPDRRNRNAAELIHEILPLVEMDCRSHEVDLQLELQEDLPRIQVDGIQLQQVLLNLTRNAVEAMNACDPETRRLVVRTRAASEDEVEISVADTGPGVPDTLLEQLFEPFFTTKPEGMGLGLSLSRSIIEAHGGTLRYDSGPEKGSIFRIGLPTAPEEE from the coding sequence ATGAAGCACCCCGAACCCGCCCGGAAATCGTCTCCCGCCGCAGTCGGCCCCGCGGCGGAGAGCAGGCTGTCCGCGCTGCTCAGCGCAACGCCGGACGCCGTCGTGCTGATCGACGGGGACGGGATCATCGAGTCCTTCAACCCGGGCGCGGAACGCATTTTCGGCTACAGCGCCGCGGAAATCGTCGGCCGCAACATCGCCCTGCTGATGCCCACGCCCTTCCGCGCCAATCACGACGATTACATCCGCCGCTACCAGCGCACCGGCGAAGCCCGTTTCATGCTGGCGCCGCGCGAGGTCGAGGCCTGCCGCAAGAACGGCACGACCTTCCCGGCCGAGGTCTCGGTGGGACAGGTCGACGCCGCCGACGGCGGCGCACCGAGTTTCATCGGCATCATTCGCGACATCAGCGAGCGCGTGGCGGCCGAGGCGCGGCTGCATCGCGTCGAGACCAACCTGCTCACGGCCCAGGCCCTGGCGCACGTCGGCAGTTTCGAAGGCGACTGGCCCACGGCCGGGGTGAATTTCTGGTCCGACGAGTTCTGCCGCATCGTCGGCGTGGACCCCGCGGAACCGCCCATGAGCCAGGGCGAGTTCGTGCGCCGCTTCGCCCACCCCGACGACCGCGCGCGCGTAGAGGCGCGCCTCGCCGAGGACGCGCGCAAGACCTCGGGCGGCGGCGAGCTGGAGTACCGCATCATCCGCCCGGACGGCACGGTGCGGCACATCCAGACCATCTACCAGATCGTCACCGACCCGGCGACCGGTGGCGGGCGTATCCAGGGCACCATCCTGGACCAGACTTTCCGCCGCCAGGCCGAGGAGGCCCTGCGGCGCGAGCGCGACCGCGCCCAGCGCTACCTCGACCTGGTGAACGTCATGATCATCGCGGTCGATCGCTCGGGCCGCATCACGCTGGTCAACCGCAAGGCCTGCGAGCTGTTCGGCTACCCGGAGCACGAGATGCTCGGCAAGGACTTCTTCGCCGCCTGCCAGCCGCCCGGCTTCGCCGGTCGCTCGCGCATCCTGTTCGAGGAGGCCCTGGCCGGGCGCGAAGCCGGCTTCAGCCTGCTGGAAGGCCCGGTGCTGACCCACGACGGTCACACGCGCCGCGTATTCTGGCGCAACCAGTTCCTGCGCGACGAGACCGGGCGCATCAACGGCGTGCTCAGCGCCGGCGAGGACGTTACCGAGCAACGCGAGACGGAGTCACAGCTGCGCCAGGCGGAAGAGGAGCTGCGCCTCATTTTCCGGCGCGCCCCGGTCGGCATGGCCACGCTCTCCGCGGCACACGAGGTGGACGGCCACTACCTTTCGGTCAACCAGGCACTGTGCAGCATGCTCGGTTACACCGAGGGCGACCTGCTGGCGCGCTCCGTGCGCGACGTCACGCCGCCGGAGGACATGGCCGAAACGCTGCGCCAGTTCCGCCTGCTGCTCTCGGGCAGCGAAACGGTGAAGTACGAAAAGCGCTTCATCCACAAGGACGGCTCCATCGTGCACGCCATGGTGCACCTCAGCGTCATCGCGGACCACGAGGGGCGCCCGCTGCTCATCATCAGCCAGATCCTCGACCGCACCGACGTGGTGCTGGCGGAAATGGAAGCGCGCAAGCAGCGTGAGCGCCTCGCGCATGTCGCCCGCCTCGGCACCATGGGCGAAATGGCGGCGGGCATCGCTCACGAGCTCAACCAGCCGCTGGCGGCGATCGCCAACTACACCCAGGCCTGCCAGCGCCTGCTGGCCGCCGGCGACATGGACCCGGAGGAGCTGGGCCAGGTGTTGAGCCGCGTCACGGGCCAGGCGCGGCGCGCCGGCGACGTCATCCAGCGCCTGCGCGCCTTCGTGCGCCGCCACACGCCGGACCGGCGCAACCGCAATGCCGCCGAGCTGATCCACGAGATCCTGCCGCTGGTGGAGATGGACTGCCGCTCACACGAGGTGGACCTGCAGCTGGAACTGCAGGAGGACCTGCCGCGCATCCAGGTGGACGGGATCCAGCTGCAGCAGGTGCTGCTGAACTTGACGCGTAACGCGGTCGAGGCGATGAACGCCTGCGACCCCGAGACGCGCCGGCTGGTAGTGCGCACGCGCGCCGCGAGCGAGGACGAAGTGGAGATCAGCGTGGCGGACACCGGGCCGGGCGTGCCGGACACCTTGCTGGAGCAGCTGTTCGAGCCGTTTTTTACCACCAAGCCGGAAGGCATGGGCCTCGGGCTTTCGCTCAGCCGTTCCATCATTGAAGCGCACGGCGGCACATTGAGATACGATTCGGGTCCGGAAAAAGGCAGCATTTTCAGGATCGGACTTCCCACGGCACCGGAGGAGGAGTGA